Proteins encoded in a region of the Populus alba chromosome 13, ASM523922v2, whole genome shotgun sequence genome:
- the LOC118034435 gene encoding uncharacterized protein: MASPLSCTLMACAKAIEGGRLDVADSLLAVIESQASKEESIWRRKVVKYFAEALVRRAYRIRPPCPLLSHPTKYEPFYEFAKTTSKHAIADALNSGNKRLHIIDFSILFDFWQWNYLIRDLKRQYGGLQSVLITSIKPELSKHTYYLRQNRELAELSNFELRQLTFNSPDDIVNCISKLRRKREDEIVVVNWNFTLQKLLAQDGAMEQVLSKVKDLGADIMVVVEQEANLNSPDLSERLEQSFQYYSHVFERPYDRDKLWEWYFRRQIGNVVACEGGDRAERIESFAQWQNRLSQAGFCPVPQQVDEFKMSLGFYFHEYGIEEEEGHNILLSWHGCPVAVASVWKVTDPPQFNGGLYTMQDTVDDSEGMASSSESEDDEDNDSLVSIMADRNLWLEQGSSMNRIAASAQLFDVLEYICDLHSLPLAVTWISYGQDGNTNSKEKRFLCIDDSACYLNNWSMGGFVDEYARYRLEKGKGIAGKALQSNIHIQHDLSLLDPAEFPDTDSAASATRLIRTCHAAFAIRLISTHPCKDDYVLEFLLPGIMKQTSELQLLINKVLRTLQRKYLKMWEVSVREVNEANDSEIRLNDERIPNIPHEETREPFEQDVQEQSAIPAPALNGENASLSVDGGLQSTVWDNFVKHTAENGEVWATCKHCKKKYRAESKRGTSNLHKHLKNCSPSRQDKAEQQILVETGELSTSVIQGNFVIDQERSRLDIATMMIKHGYPLTMVQLYSKDVVEADVLAICRQEKEKLINFFDKLSCLLSLTLELWSSTDKMMTYCCFTVHFIDDGWQLKKKILAFRNLRYNYDMGTVHEVFKSVLAEWSINKNVRFIFLDITPPNDHMIGELRSKVSDQAPPIHGHLFCVPSYAQTLSLLAQDGFSEIRSVLYKIRECIEYVKGSSLIRQRFQEAINNGSLQDREMPTLDVPARWDTTFLMLESSLEFITAFNHLEQLDDDFKVNPSAEEWNKATAVFECLKELYKSTCNFPTSRDDYFLSVRHVYKKLQGWKQSDHVYVRAMANRMKGKFDEYWGEASLALGISAVLDPSYKLDIIEYGYQQIYGSDADLHFSKFRNHLTCVYHKYAKHLSNQGPSSSAMADVSRCTSSDISFKEWRKGKYERNTVHSQWNELDQYLQLPLENLDKDGNVLAWWRDNALNFPILGKMARDFLSIPVSTVISKSSEVMKMASVHDGVRPEMAEALICGKDWLDSPNCKLMECARAIEDGDLDAADSLLTEKYNNNCF, from the exons ATGGCCTCTCCCCTGTCTTGCACACTGATGGCGTGTGCTAAGGCGATTGAAGGCGGTCGCTTGGATGTTGCAGATTCACTTTTGGCTGTAATTGAATCTCAAGCTTCTAAAGAAGAGAGCATATGGAGGAGGAAAGTTGTCAAATACTTTGCTGAGGCTCTTGTCCGGCGAGCCTATCGAATTCGCCCTCCATGTCCATTGCTATCCCATCCAACCAAATATGAACCTTTCTACGAGTTTGCTAAAACCACCAGTAAACATGCCATTGCTGATGCCTTGAATTCGGGAAATAAACGACTCCACATTATTGACTTCTCCATCCTGTTTGATTTTTGGCAGTGGAATTATTTAATTCGTGACCTCAAAAGGCAGTATGGTGGCCTGCAATCAGTCCTGATAACCAGTATCAAACCGGAACTGTCGAAACACACCTACTATCTCCGTCAAAACCGGGAATTGGCTGAGCtctcaaattttgaattgaGGCAACTGACATTCAATAGTCCGGATGATATTGTCAATTGTATTTCCAAGCTCAGAAGGAAGAGGGAGGATGAGATTGTGGTTGTGAATTGGAATTTTACACTCCAGAAATTGCTTGCACAAGATGGGGCAATGGAGCAAGTGCTTTCAAAAGTGAAGGATTTGGGAGCGGACATCATGGTAGTTGTTGAGCAAGAAGCCAATCTCAACAGTCCTGATCTTTCAGAGCGGCTCGAACAATCATTCCAATACTACTCCCATGTTTTTGAGAGACCGTATGATAGAGATAAGTTATGGGAGTGGTATTTCAGGCGACAGATTGGGAATGTGGTGGCATGTGAGGGCGGTGACCGGGCCGAGCGGATTGAGTCATTTGCTCAATGGCAAAATCGCCTATCTCAGGCTGGGTTCTGTCCAGTTCCCCAACAGGTAGACGAGTTTAAGATGTctcttggattttattttcatgaatatgGAATCGAAGAGGAGGAAGGGCATAATATCCTGCTAAGTTGGCACGGTTGTCCGGTAGCTGTAGCCTCAGTTTGGAAGGTCACTGATCCACCTCAATTCAATGGCG GTCTTTACACAATGCAAGACACAGTTGATGACTCAGAAGGGATGGCGAGCTCCTCTGAGTCTGAGGATGATGAAGATAATGATTCTCTAGTTTCCATAATGGCAGATAGAAACTTATGGCTCGAACAG GGCTCTTCAATGAATCGAATAGCTGCTTCAGCTCAGCTATTTGACGTGTTGGAATATATATGTGATCTACATAGCTTACCACTGGCTGTGACATGGATTTCCTATGGCCAAGATGGTAATACAAATTCAAAGGAAAAACGTTTTCTATGTATTGATGATAGCGCTTGCTATCTAAATAACTGGTCTATGGGTGGATTTGTGGATGAATATGCACGATATCGTCTCGAGAAAGGAAAAGGTATCGCCGGAAAAGCACTTCAATCTAATATTCATATCCAGCATGACCTTTCCCTGCTTGATCCAGCTGAATTCCCTGATACGGATTCTGCTGCTTCTGCTACAAGGCTCATCAGAACCTGTCATGCTGCTTTTGCTATAAGGCTAATAAGCACCCACCCTTGCAAGGATGATTACGTGTTGGAATTTCTTCTCCCTGGAATCATGAAACAGACTTCAGAACTACAACTTTTGATAAATAAAGTCTTGCGTACATTGcagagaaaatatttaaaaatgtggGAAGTTAGTGTTAGAGAAGTAAATGAGGCGAATGACTCTGAAATTAGATTGAACGATGAAAGAATACCAAACATCCCACATGAAGAAACACGCGAGCCTTTTGAACAG GACGTCCAAGAACAATCTGCTATACCTGCACCTGCTCTGAATGGTGAGAATGCGTCGCTTAGTGTAGATGGTGGCCTCCAGAGTACTGTGTGGGACAACTTCGTTAAGCATACGGCAGAAAATGGGGAAGTATGGGCCACATGTAAGCATTGTAAGAAGAAGTACAGAGCAGAAAGCAAAAGAGGAACTTCAAATTTGCACAAGCACTTGAAAAATTGTTCGCCAAGCAGACAGGACAAAGCAGAGCAGCAAATTTTGGTTGAGACAGGTGAATTGAGTACTAGCGTCATCCAAGGGAATTTTGTCATAGATCAAGAAAGAAGTCGTCTAGACATTGCGACAATGATGATTAAGCATGGATACCCCTTGACTATGGTTCAACTTTATTCAAAAGACGTAGTTGAAGCTGATGTCCTTGCTATTTGCAGACAAGAGAAGGAGAAActcatcaatttttttgataaGCTCTCTTGTCTCTTGAGTTTAACACTTGAATTGTGGTCATCTACTGACAAAATGATGACCTACTGTTGCTTCACTGTGCACTTCATTGACGATGGATGGCAGCTGAAGAAGAAGATTCTTGCTTTCAGGAACTTGCGGTACAACTATGACATGGGGACTGTACATGAAGTCTTTAAAAGTGTGCTTGCAGAGTGGAGCATCAACAAGAACGTTCGCTTCATATTCCTGGATATAACTCCTCCAAACGATCACATGATTGGAGAATTAAGAAGTAAGGTTTCTGATCAAGCCCCACCTATCCATGGACATCTTTTCTGTGTTCCTAGTTATGCCCAAACTCTCAGTCTCCTTGCTCAAGATGGATTTTCTGAGATAAGGAGTGTGCTTTATAAGATAAGAGAATGTATAGAGTACGTCAAAGGAAGCTCACTTATAAGACAGAGGTTCCAGGAGGCAATTAATAATGGGAGTTTGCAGGACAGGGAAATGCCTACTCTAGATGTTCCAGCGAGATGGGACACCACCTTTCTTATGTTGGAGAGTTCATTGGAATTTATAACAGCTTTTAATCACCTAGAGCAATTGGATGATGATTTCAAAGTGAATCCATCTGCGGAAGAATGGAACAAAGCAACAGCCGTATTTGAGTGCTTGAAAGAGTTGTACAAGTCAACGTGCAATTTTCCGACAAGCAGAGATGATTATTTCCTCAGTGTTCGTCATGTTTATAAGAAGTTACAAGGATGGAAACAGAGCGATCATGTGTATGTTCGCGCTATGGCAAATAGAATGAAGGGAAAATTTGACGAGTATTGGGGAGAAGCTAGCTTGGCTTTGGGAATCTCAGCAGTTCTTGACCCCAGCTATAAATTGGACATTATTGAGTATGGCTACCAGCAGATATACGGCAGCGATGCTGACTTGCACTTCTCCAAATTCCGTAACCATCTTACATGTGTATACCATAAATATGCAAAGCACTTAAGCAATCAGGGACCATCTTCTTCTGCCATGGCTGACGTGAGTCGTTGTACATCATCTGATATTAGTTTCAAAGAGTGGCGAAAGGGTAAGTATGAACGCAATACGGTGCACTCACAATGGAATGAGCTTGATCAGTATCTACAACTGCCTCTGGAGAACTTGGATAAGGATGGAAACGTATTAGCTTGGTGGCGAGACAATGCTCTGAATTTTCCAATACTGGGAAAAATGGCTCGTGATTTCTTATCAATTCCAGTATCAACTGTCATTTCCAAGTCATCAGAGGTTATGAAGATGGCATCAGTCCATGACGGTGTTCGTCCTGAGATGGCTGAGGCTTTGATATGTGGAAAGGATTGGTTGGACAGCCCTAACTGCAA ATTGATGGAGTGTGCTAGGGCAATTGAAGATGGTGACTTGGATGCTGCTGATTCACTTTTgacagaaaaatataataataattgtttttaa
- the LOC118034436 gene encoding DELLA protein GAIP-like → MASLLFHRLLECAQAIEGGRFDVADSLLAEIQSLTPKEESIWRRKVVKYCAEALVRRAYGIRPPFPLPAKCGWLKSHEYIFRPFFLFARITSKHAITGALDSGNKRLHIIDFSIVFGFSQWNSFIKELKEQYVGLQSVLITSIAPKLSKHSDYLRRNREWARHFGGTNLESRQLLCNRPDDIVNCISKPRRKRKDMIVVVNWNFTLHKLLAQDGAMEQVLSKVKDLEADIMVIVEQEANLNSLDLSEWLEQSFQYYSTIFESLEGEYNTKAFWEMYFRRQIGNAVACERVDRVERIKSFDQWQNRLSRAGFCPVSQQVDKLKIDLPFLLKEFGIEEKEGHVLLCRHRFSLALASVWKFTDPPQFNGGK, encoded by the exons ATGGCCTCTCTTCTTTTTCACAGATTGCTGGAGTGTGCTCAGGCGATTGAAGGTGGTCGCTTCGATGTTGCAGATTCACTTTTGGCAGAAATTCAATCTCTAACTCCTAAAGAAGAGAGCATATGGAGGAGGAAAGTTGTCAAATACTGTGCTGAGGCTCTTGTCCGGCGAGCCTATGGAATTCGTCCTCCATTTCCTTTACCAGCAAAATGCGG TTGGCTAAAATCACACGAATACATATTCCGTCCTTTCTTCTTGTTTGCTAGAATCACCAGTAAACATGCCATTACTGGTGCCTTGGATTCGGGAAATAAACGACTCCACATTATTGACTTCTCCATCGTGTTCGGTTTTTCGCAGTGGAATTCCTTCATTAAAGAGCTCAAAGAGCAGTATGTTGGCCTTCAATCAGTCCTAATAACCAGTATCGCACCGAAATTGTCAAAACACTCCGACTATCTCCGTCGAAACCGGGAATGGGCTCGGCATTTTGGGGGCACAAATTTGGAATCGAGGCAATTGTTATGCAATCGTCCGGATGATATTGTCAATTGTATTTCCAAGCCcagaaggaaaaggaaggatATGATTGTGGTTGTGAATTGGAATTTTACACTCCACAAATTGCTTGCACAAGATGGGGCAATGGAGCAAGTTCTTTCAAAAGTGAAGGATTTGGAAGCGGACATCATGGTAATTGTTGAGCAAGAAGCCAATCTCAACAGTCTTGATCTCTCGGAGTGGCTCGAACAATCATTCCAATACTACTCCACTATTTTTGAGTCACTGGAGGGAGAGTATAATACCAAAGCCTTCTGGGAGATGTATTTCAGGCGACAGATTGGGAATGCGGTGGCATGTGAGCGCGTTGACCGGGTCGAGCGGATTAAGTCATTTGATCAGTGGCAAAATCGCCTATCTCGGGCTGGGTTTTGTCCAGTTTCTCAACAGGTAGACAAGTTGAAGATAGATCTTCCATTCTTATTAAAAGAATTTGGAATCGAAGAGAAGGAAGGGCATGTCCTGCTTTGTCGGCACCGTTTTTCGCTAGCTTTAGCTTCAGTTTGGAAGTTCACTGATCCACCTCAATTCAATGGCGGTAAATAA